One window of Falsibacillus pallidus genomic DNA carries:
- a CDS encoding spore coat protein yields MYCRPPHVLPAVVHPTKCCVNHTFSTVEVPHIHPSHTTNVNHTMYQHKHYFPQTQSMVNQVSNQQFNCSGPGPAPMGPMGQMGPMGQQMGPMGQQMGPYGYGR; encoded by the coding sequence ATGTATTGCAGACCACCACATGTACTTCCTGCAGTTGTTCATCCTACAAAATGCTGCGTAAATCATACTTTTTCAACAGTGGAAGTACCGCATATTCATCCGTCACATACAACTAATGTAAACCATACAATGTACCAGCATAAACACTACTTCCCTCAAACACAATCTATGGTAAATCAAGTATCCAACCAACAATTTAATTGCTCAGGACCTGGCCCGGCACCAATGGGTCCTATGGGACAAATGGGCCCAATGGGACAACAGATGGGTCCTATGGGACAGCAAATGGGTCCTTACGGATACGGAAGATAA
- a CDS encoding DUF1273 domain-containing protein: MQVLMVTGYKPFELGIFNNDDPAVRIIKKALKKEIKRLAEEGLEWVLISGQQGVELWAAEMVLELKDEDYDIQLAVLTPFIDQHSKWKEPQKEYYDLVTSQADFLGTISNQPYTSPDQFRNRDRIFLHKSDGLLALYDPEKEGSPKFILELAEKYQEVRDFPIRTIDFYELQTIIEEEQWENQ, translated from the coding sequence ATTCAAGTTCTTATGGTTACTGGATATAAACCTTTTGAGCTGGGAATATTTAATAATGATGACCCTGCTGTCAGAATCATAAAAAAAGCATTGAAAAAGGAAATCAAACGATTAGCAGAAGAGGGATTGGAATGGGTGCTGATTTCTGGCCAGCAGGGAGTGGAACTCTGGGCAGCTGAGATGGTTCTTGAATTAAAGGATGAAGACTATGATATACAGCTTGCGGTATTGACGCCATTTATTGATCAGCATTCCAAATGGAAGGAACCTCAGAAGGAATATTATGACCTGGTGACTTCACAAGCTGATTTTCTTGGTACCATTTCTAATCAACCTTATACAAGCCCGGATCAATTCAGAAATCGAGATCGAATTTTTTTACATAAGAGCGATGGACTTCTTGCATTATACGATCCTGAGAAAGAAGGATCGCCAAAATTCATTTTGGAATTAGCCGAAAAATATCAGGAAGTGCGGGATTTTCCAATTCGAACCATTGATTTTTATGAATTGCAAACGATAATAGAAGAAGAACAGTGGGAAAATCAGTGA
- the gpsB gene encoding cell division regulator GpsB — translation MLSDKIKLTAKDILEKEFKQAMRGYKPEDVDKFLDLVIKDYETFHQTIEELQQENMRLKKQADDSTRRQPPVQQAAGTTNFDILKRLSNLEKHVFGSKLYD, via the coding sequence ATGTTATCAGATAAAATTAAATTGACTGCAAAAGATATTTTAGAAAAAGAATTCAAACAAGCAATGAGAGGGTATAAGCCTGAAGATGTTGATAAGTTTCTTGATTTGGTCATAAAAGACTATGAGACTTTCCATCAAACAATTGAAGAGCTTCAACAGGAAAATATGCGCTTGAAGAAACAGGCAGATGATTCCACGCGACGCCAACCGCCAGTTCAACAGGCTGCAGGTACAACAAATTTTGATATCTTGAAGCGCCTTTCCAACCTGGAAAAGCATGTTTTTGGCAGCAAGCTGTACGATTGA